In Bos indicus isolate NIAB-ARS_2022 breed Sahiwal x Tharparkar chromosome 19, NIAB-ARS_B.indTharparkar_mat_pri_1.0, whole genome shotgun sequence, the following proteins share a genomic window:
- the FLOT2 gene encoding flotillin-2 isoform X3, producing MTLQPRCEDVETAEGVALTVTGVAQVKIMTEKELLAVACEQFLGKSVQDIKNVVLQTLEGHLRSILGTLTVEQIYQDRDQFAKLVREVAAPDVGRMGIEILSFTIKDVYDKVDYLSSLGKTQTAVVQRDADIGVAEAERDAGIREAECKKEMLDVKFMADTKIADSKRAFELQKSAFSEEVNIKTAEAQLAYELQGAREQQKIRQEEIEIEVVQRKKQIAVEAQEILRTDKELIATVRCPAEAEAHRIQQIAEGEKVKQVLLAQAEAEKIRKIGEAEAAVIEARGKAEAERMKLKAEAYQKYGDAAKMALVLDALPRIAAKIAAPLTKVDEIVVLSGDNSKVTSEVNRLLAELPASVHALTGVDLSKIPLIKKATGAQV from the exons ATGACGTTGCAGCCCCGCTGTGAGGACGTAGAGACGGCCGAGGGGGTAGCTTTAACTGTGACGGGTGTCGCCCAG GTGAAGATCATGACCGAGAAGGAGCTCCTGGCTGTGGCCTGTGAGCAGTTCCTAGGCAAGAGCGTGCAAGACATCAAGAACGTCGTTCTGCAGACACTGGAGGGACACCTGCGCTCCATCCTCG GGACCCTGACAGTGGAGCAGATTTATCAGGACCGGGACCAGTTTGCCAAGCTGGTGCGGGAGGTGGCAGCCCCTGATGTCGGCCGCATGGGCATCGAGATTCTCAGCTTCACCATCAAG gacGTGTATGACAAAGTGGACTATCTGAGCTCCCTGGGCAAGACACAGACTGCTGTGGTCCAGAGAGATGCTGACATCGGGGTAGCCGAGGCCGAACGGGACGCAGGCATCCGG GAAGCCGAGTGCAAGAAGGAGATGCTGGACGTGAAGTTCATGGCTGACACCAAGATCGCCGACTCCAAGCGAGCCTTCGAGCTGCAGAAGTCGGCCTTCAGCGAGGAGGTCAACATCAAG ACGGCTGAGGCCCAGCTGGCTTATGAGCTGCAAGGGGCACGTGAACAGCAGAAGATCCGGCAGGAAGAGATTGAGATCGAGGTTGTGCAGCGTAAGAAGCAGATTGCTGTGGAGGCGCAGGAGATCCTGCGCACCGACAAGGAACTCATCGCCACGGTGCGCTGCCCCGCCGAGGCCGAGGCCCACCGCATACAGCAGATCGCAGAGGGCGAGAA GGTGAAGCAGGTCCTCCTGGCTCAGGCAGAAGCAGAGAAGATCCGCAAAATCGGGGAGGCAGAGGCGGCAGTCATTGAGGCAAGGGGCAAGGCAGAGGCTGAGCGGATGAAACTCAAGGCTGAGGCCTACCAGAAATACGGAGATGCAGCCAAGATGGCCTTGGTGTTGGACGCCCTGCCCCGG ATTGCTGCCAAAATTGCCGCCCCACTGACCAAAGTCGATGAGATTGTGGTCCTCAGTGGGGACAACAGCAAGGTGACATCGGAAGTGAACCGACTGCTGGCCGAGCTGCCCGCCTCTGTGCACGCCCTGACGGGCGTGGACCTGTCTAAG ATACCGCTGATCAAGAAGGCCACCGGTGCACAGGTGTGA
- the DHRS13 gene encoding dehydrogenase/reductase SDR family member 13, protein MEALLLGVGLLLGAYVLVYYNLVKAPPCRGLASLRGRTAVVTGANSGIGKMTALELARRGARVVLACRSRERGEAAAFDLRQESGNNEVIFMALDLASLASVRAFATAFLSSEPRLDILIHNAGISSCGRTREPFNLLLRVNHIGPFLLTHLLLPRLKTSAPSRVVVVSSAAHRRGRLDFTRLDHPVVGWRQELRAYANSKLANVLFARELATQLEGTGVTCYAAHPGPVNSELFLRHVPGWLRPLLRPLAWLVLRAPRGGAQTPLYCALQEGIEPLSGRYFANCHVEEVPPAARDDRAAHRLWEASRKLAGLGPGEDAESDEDSQPEDPGTPSSPSSPHPEEPTVSELYPSPQSSTDRSTVTRRIPVKAELEPQAC, encoded by the exons ATGGAGGCGCTGCTGCTGGGCGTGGGGCTGCTCCTGGGCGCCTACGTGCTTGTCTACTACAACCTGGTGAAGGCCCCGCCGTGCCGCGGCCTCGCCAGCCTGCGGGGCCGCACGGCCGTGGTCACGG GTGCTAACAGCGGCATCGGGAAGATGACGGCACTGGAGCTGGCGCGCCGAGGAGCGCGCGTGGTGCTGGCCTGCAGGAGCCGGGAGCGCGGCGAAGCGGCTGCGTTCGACCTCCGCCAG GAGAGTGGGAACAATGAAGTCATCTTCATGGCCTTGGACTTGGCCAGTCTGGCCTCCGTGAGGGCCTTTGCCACTGCCTTCCTGAGCTCTGAGCCACGGCTGGACATCCTCATCCACAATGCTG GGATCAGTTCCTGCGGCCGGACCCGGGAGCCCTTTAACCTGCTGTTGCGTGTGAACCACATCGGCCCCTTCCTGCTGACGCACCTGCTGCTGCCCCGGCTCAAGACGAGCGCCCCCAGCCGTGTGGTGGTGgtctcctctgctgcccaccGCAGAGGCCGCCTCGACTTCACACGCCTGGACCACCCAGTGGTGGGCTGGCGGCAGGAGCTGCGGGCATATGCCAACAGTAAGCTGGCCAACGTGTTGTTCGCCAGGGAGCTTGCCACTCAGCTTGAGGGCACTGGCGTCACCTGCTATGCAGCCCACCCAG GGCCAGTGAACTCGGAGCTCTTCCTGCGCCACGTTCCTGGATGGCTCCGCCCACTTTTGCGCCCCCTGGCTTGGCTGGTGCTCCGGGCACCGCGAGGGGGTGCCCAGACACCCCTGTACTGCGCTCTGCAGGAAGGCATTGAGCCCCTCAGCGGGAGGTACTTCGCCAACTGCCACGTGGAGGAAGTGCCCCCAGCCGCCAGAGACGACCGAGCAGCTCACCGGCTGTGGGAGGCCAGCAGGAAGCTAGCAGGGCTTGGGCCTGGGGAGGATGCCGAATCTGATGAAGATTCCCAGCCTGAGGACCCGGGGACTCCATCCTCTCCGAGCAGCCCCCACCCCGAGGAGCCCACGGTTTCCGAACTCTACCCCAGCCCTCAGAGTTCAACAGACAGATCTACGGTCACGCGCCGAATTCCGGTTAAAGCTGAACTTGAGCCTCAGGCTTGCTaa
- the FLOT2 gene encoding flotillin-2 isoform X1, producing MGNCHTVGPNEALVVSGGCCGSDYKQYVFGGWAWAWWCISDTQRISLEIMTLQPRCEDVETAEGVALTVTGVAQVKIMTEKELLAVACEQFLGKSVQDIKNVVLQTLEGHLRSILGTLTVEQIYQDRDQFAKLVREVAAPDVGRMGIEILSFTIKDVYDKVDYLSSLGKTQTAVVQRDADIGVAEAERDAGIREAECKKEMLDVKFMADTKIADSKRAFELQKSAFSEEVNIKTAEAQLAYELQGAREQQKIRQEEIEIEVVQRKKQIAVEAQEILRTDKELIATVRCPAEAEAHRIQQIAEGEKVKQVLLAQAEAEKIRKIGEAEAAVIEARGKAEAERMKLKAEAYQKYGDAAKMALVLDALPRIAAKIAAPLTKVDEIVVLSGDNSKVTSEVNRLLAELPASVHALTGVDLSKIPLIKKATGAQV from the exons ATGGGCAATTGTCACACGGTGGGGCCCAACGAGGCGCTGGTGGTTTCAG GGGGCTGTTGTGGTTCCGACTATAAACAGTATGTGTTTGGCGGCTGGGCCTGGGCTTGGTGGTGTATCTCCGACACTCAGAG GATTTCCCTAGAGATTATGACGTTGCAGCCCCGCTGTGAGGACGTAGAGACGGCCGAGGGGGTAGCTTTAACTGTGACGGGTGTCGCCCAG GTGAAGATCATGACCGAGAAGGAGCTCCTGGCTGTGGCCTGTGAGCAGTTCCTAGGCAAGAGCGTGCAAGACATCAAGAACGTCGTTCTGCAGACACTGGAGGGACACCTGCGCTCCATCCTCG GGACCCTGACAGTGGAGCAGATTTATCAGGACCGGGACCAGTTTGCCAAGCTGGTGCGGGAGGTGGCAGCCCCTGATGTCGGCCGCATGGGCATCGAGATTCTCAGCTTCACCATCAAG gacGTGTATGACAAAGTGGACTATCTGAGCTCCCTGGGCAAGACACAGACTGCTGTGGTCCAGAGAGATGCTGACATCGGGGTAGCCGAGGCCGAACGGGACGCAGGCATCCGG GAAGCCGAGTGCAAGAAGGAGATGCTGGACGTGAAGTTCATGGCTGACACCAAGATCGCCGACTCCAAGCGAGCCTTCGAGCTGCAGAAGTCGGCCTTCAGCGAGGAGGTCAACATCAAG ACGGCTGAGGCCCAGCTGGCTTATGAGCTGCAAGGGGCACGTGAACAGCAGAAGATCCGGCAGGAAGAGATTGAGATCGAGGTTGTGCAGCGTAAGAAGCAGATTGCTGTGGAGGCGCAGGAGATCCTGCGCACCGACAAGGAACTCATCGCCACGGTGCGCTGCCCCGCCGAGGCCGAGGCCCACCGCATACAGCAGATCGCAGAGGGCGAGAA GGTGAAGCAGGTCCTCCTGGCTCAGGCAGAAGCAGAGAAGATCCGCAAAATCGGGGAGGCAGAGGCGGCAGTCATTGAGGCAAGGGGCAAGGCAGAGGCTGAGCGGATGAAACTCAAGGCTGAGGCCTACCAGAAATACGGAGATGCAGCCAAGATGGCCTTGGTGTTGGACGCCCTGCCCCGG ATTGCTGCCAAAATTGCCGCCCCACTGACCAAAGTCGATGAGATTGTGGTCCTCAGTGGGGACAACAGCAAGGTGACATCGGAAGTGAACCGACTGCTGGCCGAGCTGCCCGCCTCTGTGCACGCCCTGACGGGCGTGGACCTGTCTAAG ATACCGCTGATCAAGAAGGCCACCGGTGCACAGGTGTGA
- the FLOT2 gene encoding flotillin-2 isoform X2: MGNCHTVGPNEALVVSGGCCGSDYKQYVFGGWAWAWWCISDTQRLSLEVMTILCRCENIETSEGVPLFVTGVAQVKIMTEKELLAVACEQFLGKSVQDIKNVVLQTLEGHLRSILGTLTVEQIYQDRDQFAKLVREVAAPDVGRMGIEILSFTIKDVYDKVDYLSSLGKTQTAVVQRDADIGVAEAERDAGIREAECKKEMLDVKFMADTKIADSKRAFELQKSAFSEEVNIKTAEAQLAYELQGAREQQKIRQEEIEIEVVQRKKQIAVEAQEILRTDKELIATVRCPAEAEAHRIQQIAEGEKVKQVLLAQAEAEKIRKIGEAEAAVIEARGKAEAERMKLKAEAYQKYGDAAKMALVLDALPRIAAKIAAPLTKVDEIVVLSGDNSKVTSEVNRLLAELPASVHALTGVDLSKIPLIKKATGAQV; the protein is encoded by the exons ATGGGCAATTGTCACACGGTGGGGCCCAACGAGGCGCTGGTGGTTTCAG GGGGCTGTTGTGGTTCCGACTATAAACAGTATGTGTTTGGCGGCTGGGCCTGGGCTTGGTGGTGTATCTCCGACACTCAGAG ACTGTCTCTGGAGGTTATGACCATCCTGTGTCGCTGTGAGAATATTGAGACGTCGGAGGGGGTCCCGCTATTCGTAACAGGGGTTGCACAG GTGAAGATCATGACCGAGAAGGAGCTCCTGGCTGTGGCCTGTGAGCAGTTCCTAGGCAAGAGCGTGCAAGACATCAAGAACGTCGTTCTGCAGACACTGGAGGGACACCTGCGCTCCATCCTCG GGACCCTGACAGTGGAGCAGATTTATCAGGACCGGGACCAGTTTGCCAAGCTGGTGCGGGAGGTGGCAGCCCCTGATGTCGGCCGCATGGGCATCGAGATTCTCAGCTTCACCATCAAG gacGTGTATGACAAAGTGGACTATCTGAGCTCCCTGGGCAAGACACAGACTGCTGTGGTCCAGAGAGATGCTGACATCGGGGTAGCCGAGGCCGAACGGGACGCAGGCATCCGG GAAGCCGAGTGCAAGAAGGAGATGCTGGACGTGAAGTTCATGGCTGACACCAAGATCGCCGACTCCAAGCGAGCCTTCGAGCTGCAGAAGTCGGCCTTCAGCGAGGAGGTCAACATCAAG ACGGCTGAGGCCCAGCTGGCTTATGAGCTGCAAGGGGCACGTGAACAGCAGAAGATCCGGCAGGAAGAGATTGAGATCGAGGTTGTGCAGCGTAAGAAGCAGATTGCTGTGGAGGCGCAGGAGATCCTGCGCACCGACAAGGAACTCATCGCCACGGTGCGCTGCCCCGCCGAGGCCGAGGCCCACCGCATACAGCAGATCGCAGAGGGCGAGAA GGTGAAGCAGGTCCTCCTGGCTCAGGCAGAAGCAGAGAAGATCCGCAAAATCGGGGAGGCAGAGGCGGCAGTCATTGAGGCAAGGGGCAAGGCAGAGGCTGAGCGGATGAAACTCAAGGCTGAGGCCTACCAGAAATACGGAGATGCAGCCAAGATGGCCTTGGTGTTGGACGCCCTGCCCCGG ATTGCTGCCAAAATTGCCGCCCCACTGACCAAAGTCGATGAGATTGTGGTCCTCAGTGGGGACAACAGCAAGGTGACATCGGAAGTGAACCGACTGCTGGCCGAGCTGCCCGCCTCTGTGCACGCCCTGACGGGCGTGGACCTGTCTAAG ATACCGCTGATCAAGAAGGCCACCGGTGCACAGGTGTGA